From the genome of Ralstonia pickettii, one region includes:
- a CDS encoding carboxymuconolactone decarboxylase family protein translates to MTPTNHTAQAANHANLQDDRYARGWQKLKEVDDVAGERVVEAMADISPDLGRYIVEFGFGDVYCRPGLTLREREIATIAALTALGNAAPQLKVHIAAGLNVGLTRQEITETILQMALYAGFPAALNGMFAAKDVFAAHDA, encoded by the coding sequence ATGACCCCGACCAACCACACCGCACAAGCCGCAAACCACGCCAACCTGCAGGACGACCGCTACGCGCGGGGCTGGCAAAAACTCAAGGAAGTCGATGATGTGGCTGGCGAACGCGTGGTCGAGGCCATGGCCGACATCTCGCCCGACCTCGGCCGCTACATCGTCGAATTCGGGTTTGGAGATGTCTACTGCCGCCCCGGCCTGACGCTGCGCGAGCGCGAAATCGCCACCATTGCCGCGCTCACCGCACTGGGCAACGCAGCCCCGCAGCTGAAGGTGCACATTGCGGCAGGGCTCAACGTGGGGCTGACACGCCAGGAGATCACCGAGACGATCCTGCAGATGGCGCTATACGCGGGTTTTCCTGCGGCGCTCAACGGCATGTTTGCCGCCAAGGACGTGTTTGCCGCCCACGACGCCTAG
- a CDS encoding sigma-54-dependent Fis family transcriptional regulator, whose translation MTPHAAPGLRASDNAPATLGDAPHDQPELIAQSHERSKSYGLRPYESPDFCPVLHSELKTEIERSQSLFTHALPVMETLYSQIVNTQSMVILTDTSGLILHSMGDDDFLAQASKVALQPGALWSEASRGTNAIGTALADGKPTLVHGSEHYLQANQFLTCSCAPIFDPYGATVGALDVTGDHRGFHKHTMALVRMSAQMIENQLFANTFQDVVCIHFHSRPEFIGTLVEGIAAFTPAGRFLSANRSGEFQLGLSIRALHAHTFSSLFGLSMSQLIDRERTAAAGIVQLQLPSGVKVFARVEWKQLANRMVGGAMGADLSGDRDRTPRRAYIEPPRQPASLEALDTGDAQIQTVIGKLRKVIGKDIPVMILGETGTGKELLARAIHADSPRHAGPFIAVNCASIPEALIESELFGYEEGAFTGARKKGGIGKMVLANGGTLFLDEIGDMPLHLQARLLRALQERAVSPLGSSKLIQVDVTVVCATHRNMREMVASGQFREDLYYRLNGLVVRLPALRERTDLDVVADKLLKLEQADAPPISEAVMQMFRSYHWPGNIRQLGNLLRTARLMAEGAPEITEDHLPDDFLEDWQARHGDQPAANVAGAGAGAVAAAAPPVAQTVGGTQPKRLADVESMAIMAAVKAHNGNISAAAKALGISRNTIYRRIDEAGGLPSDTD comes from the coding sequence ATGACCCCTCACGCGGCGCCCGGCCTGCGCGCTTCCGACAACGCTCCGGCCACGCTCGGTGACGCACCGCACGATCAGCCTGAGCTGATCGCGCAATCCCACGAGCGATCCAAGTCGTACGGCCTGCGGCCCTACGAGTCGCCCGACTTCTGCCCGGTGCTGCACAGCGAGCTGAAGACCGAGATTGAGCGCAGCCAATCGCTGTTCACGCATGCGCTGCCCGTGATGGAGACGCTCTACAGCCAGATCGTCAACACGCAGAGCATGGTGATCCTGACCGATACGTCGGGCCTGATCCTGCATTCGATGGGGGACGACGATTTCCTCGCCCAGGCCAGCAAGGTGGCCCTGCAACCGGGCGCGCTCTGGTCGGAAGCGAGTCGCGGCACAAACGCCATCGGCACGGCGCTGGCCGATGGCAAGCCCACGCTGGTCCACGGCTCCGAGCACTACCTGCAGGCCAACCAGTTCCTCACCTGTTCCTGTGCGCCGATCTTCGATCCGTACGGCGCCACCGTGGGCGCGCTCGACGTGACGGGTGACCACCGCGGCTTCCACAAGCACACCATGGCATTGGTGCGCATGTCGGCGCAGATGATCGAGAACCAGTTGTTTGCCAACACGTTCCAGGACGTGGTCTGCATCCACTTCCACTCGCGCCCGGAATTCATCGGCACGTTGGTCGAGGGCATTGCGGCGTTCACGCCGGCGGGGCGCTTCCTGTCGGCCAACCGGAGCGGCGAATTCCAGCTCGGCCTGTCGATCCGCGCGCTGCATGCCCATACGTTTTCGTCGCTGTTCGGGTTGTCGATGTCGCAGCTGATCGACCGTGAACGCACGGCAGCGGCGGGCATCGTTCAGCTGCAACTGCCCAGCGGCGTGAAGGTGTTTGCGCGCGTGGAATGGAAGCAGCTGGCGAACCGCATGGTGGGCGGCGCGATGGGCGCCGACCTCTCCGGGGACCGCGACAGGACGCCGCGCCGGGCCTACATCGAGCCACCCCGGCAGCCCGCCAGCCTCGAAGCGCTGGACACCGGCGACGCGCAGATTCAAACCGTGATCGGCAAACTGCGCAAGGTCATCGGCAAGGACATCCCGGTCATGATCCTGGGCGAAACCGGCACCGGCAAGGAATTGCTGGCGCGCGCCATCCACGCCGACAGCCCGCGCCACGCCGGCCCCTTCATCGCCGTGAATTGCGCGTCGATTCCGGAAGCACTGATTGAATCCGAACTGTTCGGCTACGAAGAAGGCGCCTTTACCGGCGCGCGCAAGAAGGGCGGCATCGGCAAGATGGTGCTGGCCAACGGCGGCACGCTGTTCCTTGACGAGATCGGCGACATGCCGCTGCACCTGCAGGCGCGCCTGTTGCGCGCGCTGCAAGAGCGTGCGGTTTCGCCGCTGGGCAGCAGCAAGCTGATCCAGGTGGACGTGACGGTCGTATGCGCGACGCACCGCAACATGCGGGAGATGGTGGCCAGCGGGCAGTTCCGCGAAGACCTGTACTACCGCCTCAACGGGCTTGTCGTGCGGCTGCCCGCGTTGCGCGAGCGCACCGACCTCGATGTGGTGGCCGACAAGCTGTTGAAGCTCGAACAGGCCGACGCGCCGCCCATCAGCGAAGCCGTCATGCAGATGTTCCGCAGCTACCACTGGCCCGGCAACATCCGCCAGCTCGGCAATCTGCTGCGCACCGCCCGGCTGATGGCCGAAGGCGCTCCGGAAATCACCGAAGACCATCTGCCGGACGATTTTCTTGAAGACTGGCAGGCGCGGCATGGCGACCAGCCGGCTGCGAACGTGGCGGGGGCAGGGGCAGGCGCGGTGGCAGCGGCTGCGCCGCCTGTCGCTCAAACCGTTGGCGGCACGCAGCCCAAGCGGCTGGCCGACGTGGAGAGCATGGCGATCATGGCGGCCGTGAAGGCGCACAACGGCAACATCTCCGCCGCTGCAAAGGCGCTCGGCATTTCACGCAACACGATCTACCGCAGGATCGACGAAGCCGGCGGCTTGCCCTCAGACACCGACTGA
- the pedF gene encoding cytochrome c-550 PedF: protein MKTPRNLLALLSACALLAGGLPAAVSAHGDVTPQAVDTHTLPQLGADWRQDNPYRTGPAHDEALRIGSSAFNQNCARCHGLEAISGGIAPDLRKLDTDCMSLADAKKKEACYGEVSQYFTATVRHGRTRDGRVYMPPFDGVLSQEAVWSIKTYLESRRVQE from the coding sequence TTGAAAACGCCTCGCAACTTGCTCGCGCTGCTTTCTGCCTGCGCACTTCTGGCCGGGGGATTGCCCGCAGCCGTATCCGCTCACGGCGATGTCACACCGCAGGCCGTAGACACGCACACCTTACCGCAACTCGGCGCCGATTGGCGTCAGGACAATCCATACCGGACGGGCCCCGCACACGACGAAGCACTGCGGATCGGATCCTCCGCTTTCAACCAGAACTGCGCGCGTTGCCACGGGCTGGAGGCCATCTCCGGTGGCATCGCCCCCGACCTGCGCAAGCTCGACACCGATTGCATGTCGCTGGCCGACGCCAAGAAGAAGGAAGCCTGCTACGGCGAGGTGTCGCAGTACTTCACCGCCACCGTCCGCCACGGGCGCACCCGCGACGGCCGCGTCTACATGCCGCCCTTTGATGGCGTGCTCAGCCAGGAAGCGGTCTGGTCGATCAAGACGTATCTGGAATCGCGCCGCGTACAGGAGTAG
- a CDS encoding hemolysin family protein — translation MSALLLALLILISAFFSASEIALTASRRTRLQTLADDGDTRALRVLQLKDMPGNFFTVVQIGVNAVAILAGVIGDSQISGPLVAALRDWLPAARAERIGSFAGFIIVTALFILFADLLPKRLAVLYPERCAMSIIGPMQSCLRALRPVVWLFNGAADMFLKLFGVPTHRVEQITTEDIAAMVGAGAEAGVLRKHELAMIENVFELESRTITSVMTVRDEVIYFTVDEPLESIKMKIIAQPHAEYLVCREDIDSVLGFIASKDILQQILSEESSAVIRNISKHYDKNLLVLPDTLNLSQALTRFREMHERFGAVVNEYGLVVGVVTLDDIVGAVMGDILYLGEDEQIVRRDDGSCLIDGVTPLGDVKRAFDLDDLPGEHHVETLAGLVIYALKRIPKKSETVDIGPLHIEVLDIDNHRIDQLLVSRRIDPPAATVP, via the coding sequence ATGTCAGCCCTCCTCCTTGCACTGCTGATCCTGATCAGCGCCTTTTTTTCTGCTTCCGAAATCGCCCTGACGGCCTCGCGGCGCACGCGCCTGCAAACCTTGGCCGATGATGGCGACACCCGCGCCCTGCGTGTGCTGCAGCTCAAGGACATGCCCGGCAACTTCTTTACGGTGGTGCAGATCGGGGTAAATGCGGTGGCCATCCTGGCCGGTGTCATCGGCGACAGCCAAATTTCGGGGCCGCTGGTTGCGGCGCTGCGCGACTGGCTGCCGGCTGCCCGCGCCGAGCGTATCGGCAGCTTCGCCGGCTTCATCATCGTGACGGCGCTCTTCATTCTGTTTGCCGACCTGCTGCCCAAGCGCCTGGCCGTGCTTTATCCGGAGCGCTGCGCGATGTCGATCATCGGCCCGATGCAATCGTGCCTGCGCGCGTTGCGGCCGGTGGTATGGCTGTTCAACGGGGCCGCCGACATGTTTCTCAAGCTGTTTGGCGTGCCGACGCATCGGGTCGAGCAGATCACCACGGAGGACATTGCAGCCATGGTCGGCGCGGGTGCCGAGGCCGGCGTGCTGCGCAAGCATGAGCTGGCGATGATCGAGAACGTGTTCGAACTGGAATCCCGCACCATCACTTCGGTGATGACCGTGCGCGACGAGGTGATCTACTTCACGGTGGACGAACCGCTGGAGTCGATCAAGATGAAGATCATCGCGCAGCCGCATGCCGAATACCTGGTCTGCCGCGAAGACATTGACTCGGTGCTCGGCTTCATCGCGTCCAAGGACATCCTGCAACAGATTCTGTCGGAAGAGTCTTCCGCCGTAATCCGCAACATCAGCAAGCACTACGACAAGAATCTGCTGGTGCTGCCGGACACGCTCAACCTGTCACAGGCACTCACGCGCTTTCGCGAGATGCACGAGCGGTTTGGCGCGGTGGTCAACGAATACGGGCTCGTGGTGGGCGTGGTGACGCTCGACGACATTGTCGGCGCGGTGATGGGCGACATACTGTACTTGGGCGAAGACGAGCAGATCGTGCGCCGCGATGACGGCTCGTGCCTGATCGACGGTGTCACGCCGCTGGGCGACGTGAAACGCGCCTTCGACCTCGACGACCTGCCCGGCGAACACCACGTCGAAACGCTTGCCGGGCTGGTCATCTATGCGCTCAAGCGCATCCCCAAGAAGAGCGAAACCGTCGACATCGGGCCGCTGCATATCGAAGTGCTCGACATCGACAACCACCGGATCGATCAGTTGCTGGTGTCGCGGCGCATCGATCCGCCGGCAGCGACCGTGCCCTAG
- a CDS encoding MerR family transcriptional regulator, whose product MTTFLTIAQVAEATGLSTHTLRYYERIGLLDSVQRRDNGHRVFRAEDMTWLEFLLRLRDTGMPIAQMQAYAALRRQGDSLESVSARQRLLELHAAALEAELRARAETLAVLRVKLVVYDGIRARIEAAEGIGGAKGSASSSPKSKHKPKRQPNEDAHDPDQPHRTSRKPRQPAGRPLRAGLAKTQGSR is encoded by the coding sequence ATGACCACATTCCTGACCATCGCCCAGGTTGCAGAAGCCACCGGCCTGTCGACGCATACGCTGCGCTATTACGAGCGCATCGGCCTGCTCGACAGCGTGCAGCGGCGCGATAACGGCCATCGTGTCTTCCGTGCCGAAGACATGACGTGGCTGGAGTTCCTGCTGCGCCTGCGCGATACCGGCATGCCGATCGCGCAGATGCAGGCGTACGCCGCGCTGCGGCGGCAGGGCGACAGTCTGGAGAGTGTGTCGGCGCGCCAACGTCTGCTGGAGTTGCATGCGGCGGCGCTGGAAGCGGAGCTGCGCGCGCGGGCCGAGACCCTGGCCGTGCTGCGCGTCAAACTCGTTGTCTACGACGGCATCCGGGCACGGATTGAAGCCGCCGAAGGCATCGGGGGTGCCAAGGGCTCTGCTTCCTCATCTCCCAAATCGAAGCACAAGCCAAAACGCCAACCGAACGAGGACGCGCATGACCCCGACCAACCACACCGCACAAGCCGCAAACCACGCCAACCTGCAGGACGACCGCTACGCGCGGGGCTGGCAAAAACTCAAGGAAGTCGATGA
- a CDS encoding substrate-binding periplasmic protein, which translates to MNARFRLAAARVLRRLASLLFAAAAMVGSVAPAHADMAKIRQSGALKVALYKGLPPFSDNVGGQLSGIDVALANALGKQMGLSASLLPFDADEDGMSGDLRNMVWKGHYLGYGPADVMLHVPVDPNFIRQNGQVLIFAPYLREAYVLVYDSDRVGKVSSFEDLAGQATGAEQGSGGASALLAGANGGLRDKVKIYPEANEALRALFSGQIAAAMVTRAQYENALKTQSPPATRFVATELQSPLLPPRGWAIGMAVKADQRELAQALESALNALRASGELQRIFAQYGVSMVAP; encoded by the coding sequence ATGAACGCCCGTTTCCGGTTGGCTGCGGCCCGCGTCTTACGTCGCCTTGCCAGCCTGCTGTTTGCTGCGGCAGCCATGGTAGGTAGTGTCGCGCCTGCCCACGCCGACATGGCGAAGATCCGCCAGAGCGGCGCGCTGAAGGTCGCGCTGTACAAGGGGCTGCCACCGTTCTCCGATAACGTCGGGGGACAGCTCAGCGGCATCGACGTGGCGCTTGCCAACGCGCTCGGCAAACAGATGGGGCTGTCGGCGTCGTTGCTGCCGTTCGATGCCGATGAGGATGGCATGTCGGGCGACCTGCGCAACATGGTCTGGAAGGGGCATTACCTTGGATATGGCCCAGCCGACGTGATGCTGCATGTGCCGGTCGACCCGAACTTCATTCGCCAGAATGGCCAGGTGCTGATTTTTGCGCCGTACCTGCGTGAAGCCTATGTGCTGGTGTACGACAGCGACCGCGTCGGCAAGGTCAGCAGTTTCGAAGACCTTGCTGGCCAGGCGACCGGCGCCGAGCAGGGATCGGGCGGCGCAAGCGCACTGCTTGCCGGCGCCAACGGCGGCCTTCGCGACAAGGTGAAGATCTACCCGGAGGCCAACGAGGCCCTGCGTGCGCTGTTTTCCGGGCAGATTGCCGCGGCAATGGTGACGCGCGCGCAGTATGAAAACGCGTTGAAAACGCAGAGCCCGCCTGCCACGCGCTTTGTGGCAACCGAACTGCAGTCGCCGCTGTTGCCGCCACGTGGCTGGGCGATCGGCATGGCCGTCAAGGCGGATCAGCGCGAACTGGCACAGGCGCTCGAGAGCGCGCTCAACGCGCTGCGTGCGAGCGGCGAACTGCAGCGGATTTTTGCCCAGTACGGCGTGTCAATGGTGGCACCGTAG
- a CDS encoding alkaline phosphatase family protein, which translates to MSPQKTLAVAVLSTLACGLSAHVHADDDDDHASHARAKHVLLISVDGLHQSDLDWYVGNHPGSTLAHLVRHGVSYRNARTPFPSDSFPGMVGQVTGGNPKTTGIYYDDAYSRSLLPAGTTAANCHTTKPGAEVFYAEVIAKDPNRLDSGQGIPGLYADFSKISQLTGRAQDLIDPSFLPVSPVTCAPVYPHQYLKVNTVFEVARKHGLRTAWSDKHAAYEILNGPSGKGIDDLFAPEINSSVTDPSLPAGPGADWTKDNTNTQRYDSFKVQAVLNWLKGHDHAGNGTPGVPAILGMNFQAVSTAQKLNKSAYYPDPSNTANKVSGGLGGYINNGAVPGVVLQSALTFVDNKLGELVKAADPSNTVVIVSAKHGQSPDSRADLTIVNDGDMIDALNCAWEKYAATCKDATKPHLVAHAMDDDGILLWLNDRSPAALHFTKHFLLGYSGTGVGSDSAGNAIAKPFTQAGASRFVVGEEVADFFGAKPSDDRIPDVVGIAQQGTVWAGSKLSKIAEHGGFRPENRHVPIVVWGAGVNAGIVDERVDTNQIAPTILSELGLKPHELQAVQIEGTKRLPHLH; encoded by the coding sequence GTGTCCCCCCAGAAAACTCTTGCTGTTGCCGTGCTTTCCACGCTGGCATGTGGTCTGTCTGCACACGTGCACGCCGATGACGATGACGATCATGCGAGCCACGCGCGCGCGAAGCATGTCCTGCTGATTTCGGTCGACGGCTTGCACCAGTCCGACCTCGACTGGTACGTCGGCAACCATCCCGGCTCCACACTGGCGCACCTTGTGCGCCACGGCGTGAGCTACCGCAATGCCCGCACGCCGTTCCCGTCCGACTCGTTTCCGGGCATGGTCGGCCAGGTGACCGGCGGCAACCCGAAGACCACCGGCATCTACTACGACGACGCGTACAGCCGCAGCCTGCTTCCGGCCGGCACGACAGCCGCCAACTGCCACACCACCAAGCCCGGCGCTGAAGTTTTCTATGCGGAAGTGATCGCGAAAGACCCGAACCGTCTTGACAGCGGCCAGGGCATCCCAGGCCTGTATGCGGATTTCTCAAAGATCTCGCAGCTGACGGGCCGCGCGCAGGACCTGATCGACCCGAGCTTTCTACCGGTGTCGCCCGTCACCTGTGCTCCGGTGTATCCGCACCAGTATCTGAAGGTCAACACGGTGTTTGAAGTGGCGCGCAAGCATGGTTTGCGTACGGCATGGTCTGACAAGCATGCCGCGTACGAAATCCTCAACGGACCGAGCGGCAAGGGTATCGACGACCTGTTCGCGCCCGAGATCAACAGCTCGGTAACCGACCCGTCGCTGCCCGCCGGCCCCGGTGCCGATTGGACCAAAGACAATACGAACACGCAGCGTTACGACAGCTTCAAGGTGCAGGCCGTGTTGAACTGGCTCAAGGGCCACGACCACGCCGGCAACGGCACACCCGGCGTGCCTGCCATCCTTGGCATGAACTTCCAGGCTGTGTCGACCGCACAGAAGCTGAACAAGTCGGCGTATTACCCGGACCCGTCCAACACTGCCAACAAGGTATCGGGCGGCCTGGGTGGCTACATCAACAACGGCGCAGTGCCGGGTGTGGTCCTGCAAAGCGCGCTGACCTTCGTCGACAACAAGCTTGGCGAGCTGGTCAAGGCGGCCGACCCGTCCAACACGGTGGTGATCGTGTCGGCCAAGCACGGCCAGTCGCCCGACAGCCGCGCAGACCTCACCATCGTCAACGACGGCGACATGATCGACGCGCTCAACTGCGCATGGGAAAAGTACGCCGCAACCTGCAAGGACGCGACCAAGCCGCATCTCGTTGCGCACGCGATGGACGACGACGGCATCCTGCTGTGGTTGAACGACCGCTCACCGGCCGCACTGCACTTCACGAAGCACTTCCTGCTGGGCTATTCGGGTACAGGGGTGGGCTCGGATTCGGCGGGCAATGCCATCGCCAAGCCCTTTACGCAAGCCGGCGCGAGCCGCTTCGTGGTGGGCGAGGAGGTGGCTGACTTCTTTGGCGCGAAGCCCAGCGATGATCGCATTCCGGATGTCGTCGGTATCGCGCAGCAGGGCACGGTGTGGGCCGGCAGCAAGCTATCGAAGATCGCCGAGCACGGCGGCTTCCGTCCCGAAAATCGCCATGTGCCGATCGTGGTGTGGGGGGCGGGTGTCAACGCTGGCATCGTGGACGAGCGCGTCGATACCAATCAGATCGCGCCGACCATCCTGAGCGAGCTGGGCCTCAAGCCGCATGAACTGCAAGCCGTGCAGATCGAAGGCACGAAGCGTCTGCCGCATCTGCATTGA
- a CDS encoding MipA/OmpV family protein, protein MLLPSRAPLRLLLRLSSVLVSALSISAAQAQTAPAANAENSAEAGDWSIAVGPAIYMSPKYPGAKSSFVFPWIDQEIEYRHRFFSKGMDFAGVYLANNDTWQVGGNFQFDPTWRHAHDDARLNGLGNVNVTVRAKAFAQYTVSLLTLSTDAEQDILGNRQGLIVNADAYASAPVGRWLFSLGTGVSWTNGQYMRTFFGVDDGQSARSGLPVFATHAGLRDIHFNAIVTCKLDDRWTANGSLTVARLRGDAADSPVTQRRQQATAMASLTYRFR, encoded by the coding sequence ATGCTGCTGCCTTCGCGTGCCCCGCTCCGCCTTCTGCTCCGTCTTTCCTCGGTCTTGGTTAGCGCGTTGTCAATCAGCGCTGCCCAGGCACAGACGGCCCCTGCCGCCAACGCGGAAAACAGCGCAGAGGCCGGCGACTGGAGCATCGCTGTCGGCCCGGCGATTTACATGTCGCCCAAGTATCCCGGTGCAAAATCAAGCTTCGTGTTTCCGTGGATCGATCAGGAAATCGAATACAGGCACCGGTTCTTTTCCAAAGGGATGGACTTTGCCGGCGTCTACCTCGCCAACAACGACACTTGGCAGGTGGGCGGTAACTTCCAGTTCGACCCGACGTGGCGCCATGCGCATGACGACGCGCGCCTGAATGGCCTGGGGAATGTCAACGTCACGGTGCGCGCCAAGGCGTTCGCTCAGTACACGGTGTCGCTCCTCACGTTGTCCACCGATGCGGAGCAGGACATCCTTGGTAACCGGCAGGGGTTGATCGTCAATGCCGATGCCTACGCGAGTGCGCCGGTGGGCCGCTGGCTGTTCAGCCTCGGCACCGGCGTGTCATGGACGAACGGCCAGTACATGCGTACGTTCTTCGGCGTGGACGATGGGCAGAGCGCGCGTTCGGGCCTGCCGGTATTTGCCACGCACGCGGGGCTGCGCGACATCCACTTCAACGCCATCGTCACGTGCAAGCTCGATGACCGGTGGACGGCCAATGGCTCGCTCACGGTAGCGCGACTGCGTGGCGATGCGGCGGACAGCCCGGTCACGCAGCGCCGCCAGCAGGCCACGGCCATGGCCTCCCTCACGTACCGGTTCCGCTGA
- a CDS encoding signal peptidase — protein MNKLLAALVAAVFSAGAFAQASAPAAPAPASPAAAPAPAASAPAAGEKKAHHHKKKKKRDHRPKLQDKSAYGVGG, from the coding sequence ATGAACAAGCTCCTGGCTGCCCTTGTGGCTGCAGTCTTCAGCGCCGGCGCATTTGCGCAGGCTTCCGCGCCGGCTGCCCCGGCCCCTGCCTCGCCTGCCGCCGCGCCGGCACCTGCGGCATCGGCACCGGCCGCAGGCGAGAAGAAGGCTCACCATCACAAGAAGAAAAAGAAGCGCGACCACCGTCCGAAGCTGCAGGACAAGAGCGCATACGGCGTGGGCGGCTGA